One Deinococcota bacterium genomic window carries:
- a CDS encoding DoxX family protein — protein MTLDLALLILRLVVGLLLAAHGAQKLFGWFGGYGLKGTSGWIASLGLKPAGLWTLAATLGEFGGGLLLALGLLTPLGAIAAAATMVMAIALAHWPKVFASDNGFEFPLVLLATAVAIALTGPGAYSLDTVLGVTVPVALIGIAAMLAALSILVALVSRTVPASTTQAAE, from the coding sequence ATGACCTTGGATCTCGCTCTACTCATCCTGCGCCTCGTCGTCGGCCTGCTCCTCGCCGCTCACGGCGCTCAAAAACTCTTCGGCTGGTTCGGCGGCTACGGCCTCAAAGGCACCAGCGGCTGGATCGCCAGCCTCGGCCTCAAACCCGCAGGACTGTGGACCCTGGCGGCCACGCTAGGCGAGTTCGGTGGGGGACTGCTGCTCGCGCTCGGCCTCCTCACCCCGCTCGGCGCCATTGCCGCTGCTGCGACCATGGTGATGGCCATCGCCCTAGCTCACTGGCCCAAAGTGTTCGCCAGCGATAACGGCTTCGAGTTCCCGCTGGTGCTCCTCGCAACTGCCGTCGCGATTGCGCTCACCGGTCCCGGGGCATACTCCCTCGACACCGTCCTCGGCGTGACCGTTCCCGTTGCACTTATAGGCATCGCCGCGATGCTTGCCGCCCTCAGCATCCTCGTGGCCCTCGTCAGCCGCACAGTCCCTGCAAGCACCACCCAAGCCGCTGAGTAA
- a CDS encoding LLM class flavin-dependent oxidoreductase, whose translation MTTQTSTPVDSTTPERAFELGIYSFAELTPDPFTGKMVSPTQRMADLIEEIELADQVGLDVFGLGEHHRPDFIVSSPAVVLAAAAARTKTIRLSSTVTVLSSDDPVRVFQDFATLDLLSQGRAEIMAGRGSFIESYPLFGYDLNDYNALFDEKLGLLLKLRASERVTWSGKYRPALNGLGVYPRPLQETLPVWIAVGGTPESVVRASTLGLPMALAIIGGEPERFTPFFELYREAARRAGHDPSQLPLSINSHGYLADNAQRAADESLPSVAAVMNKIGRERGWPAMTREQYDAARSLRGHLVVGSPQEVAEKILFQHELFGHQRHLLQLTVGTLPHDKVMRAIELLGTEVAPVVRKEIGRRTASSAVPAAAVD comes from the coding sequence ATGACCACCCAAACCTCCACCCCCGTCGACTCGACCACCCCCGAGCGCGCCTTCGAACTGGGCATCTACTCGTTCGCCGAGCTGACCCCGGATCCCTTCACCGGGAAGATGGTCAGCCCTACACAACGCATGGCCGATCTCATCGAAGAGATCGAGCTGGCCGATCAGGTCGGCCTGGACGTTTTCGGCCTCGGCGAGCACCACCGCCCCGACTTCATCGTGTCGTCCCCGGCCGTCGTCCTCGCGGCCGCTGCGGCTCGCACCAAAACCATCCGCCTAAGCAGCACGGTCACCGTGCTCAGCTCCGACGACCCGGTCAGGGTCTTTCAGGACTTCGCCACCCTCGATCTGCTCTCTCAGGGTCGCGCCGAGATCATGGCCGGCCGCGGCTCCTTCATCGAGTCCTACCCGCTGTTCGGCTACGACCTGAACGATTACAACGCGCTCTTTGACGAGAAGCTCGGCTTGCTGCTGAAGCTGCGCGCTTCCGAGCGTGTCACCTGGTCGGGCAAATACCGACCCGCGCTGAACGGCTTGGGCGTCTACCCTCGCCCGCTGCAAGAGACGCTTCCGGTGTGGATCGCCGTCGGCGGCACCCCCGAGTCCGTGGTGCGCGCCAGCACCCTGGGCTTGCCTATGGCGCTGGCCATCATCGGCGGTGAACCTGAGCGCTTCACGCCCTTCTTCGAGCTCTACCGGGAAGCGGCGCGCCGGGCCGGACACGACCCCTCGCAGCTCCCGCTGAGCATCAACTCCCACGGCTACCTCGCCGACAACGCTCAGCGAGCGGCAGACGAGTCCTTACCTTCGGTCGCCGCCGTGATGAACAAGATAGGACGGGAGCGCGGCTGGCCGGCGATGACCAGAGAGCAGTATGACGCGGCGCGTTCCTTACGCGGCCATCTCGTGGTCGGAAGCCCGCAGGAAGTCGCCGAGAAGATCCTCTTCCAGCACGAGCTCTTCGGCCATCAGCGACACCTCCTGCAGCTCACCGTCGGCACCTTGCCGCACGACAAGGTCATGCGCGCCATCGAACTGCTCGGCACCGAAGTGGCCCCAGTCGTCCGCAAGGAGATAGGGCGTCGCACCGCTTCGAGCGCGGTGCCGGCTGCAGCTGTCGACTAA
- a CDS encoding helix-turn-helix transcriptional regulator: MNTHDQSLCPLYHQAVEIIGRRWTGAILLVMLQGATRFRELRQTIPDISDKMLSERLKELELEGILTRTVIPETPVRIEYRLTEKGQALKSVIAGISTWASEWLLHQETVT; encoded by the coding sequence ATGAACACCCATGACCAAAGCCTCTGCCCCCTTTACCACCAGGCTGTTGAGATCATCGGCCGTCGCTGGACCGGCGCCATCCTGCTCGTCATGCTCCAGGGCGCCACCCGCTTCCGCGAACTCAGACAGACCATCCCGGATATCAGCGACAAAATGCTCAGCGAACGCTTAAAAGAGCTCGAGCTCGAGGGTATCCTCACCCGCACTGTCATCCCTGAGACTCCTGTTCGCATTGAGTACCGCCTCACCGAAAAGGGGCAGGCCCTAAAAAGCGTCATCGCTGGCATCAGCACCTGGGCCAGCGAGTGGCTTTTGCACCAGGAAACCGTTAC